One genomic region from Haloterrigena gelatinilytica encodes:
- a CDS encoding DUF2270 domain-containing protein has protein sequence MSRGDPDFDPEAPEESEIGREMVDQSTGLGSVAAHLYRGEVERVTTWRGRLDETTNWAVTVMAAILVYAFSSDGTSHAILLVGMLVMVVFLGIEARRYQSYDVWRSRARLLQENLFANALDPSVGVERPRWRAELSEDYRNPSIKMPYSEALGRRLRRVYIPLLTIMLASWLFRIAAYHPGQTWRQAAALPGIPGPVVVGVVVLCVGLATGLAIWPRERRAKGEVSERNYGEWKERQ, from the coding sequence ATGAGCCGGGGAGATCCCGATTTCGATCCCGAAGCACCCGAAGAGAGCGAGATCGGGCGCGAAATGGTCGACCAGAGCACCGGTCTCGGATCGGTGGCCGCCCACCTCTATCGCGGGGAGGTCGAACGCGTCACCACGTGGCGCGGGCGCCTCGACGAGACGACGAACTGGGCGGTCACCGTCATGGCCGCCATCCTCGTCTACGCGTTCTCGAGCGACGGGACTTCGCACGCCATTCTGCTCGTCGGGATGCTCGTCATGGTCGTCTTCCTCGGGATCGAGGCGCGACGCTACCAGAGCTACGACGTGTGGCGCTCGCGTGCGCGATTACTACAGGAGAATCTCTTCGCGAACGCGCTCGATCCGTCTGTCGGCGTCGAACGGCCCCGATGGCGGGCGGAATTGAGCGAGGACTACCGCAATCCGTCGATCAAGATGCCGTACTCCGAAGCGCTCGGACGGCGGCTCCGGCGGGTGTACATCCCGTTACTAACGATCATGCTCGCCAGTTGGCTCTTCCGGATCGCGGCGTACCACCCCGGCCAGACGTGGCGACAGGCCGCGGCGCTGCCCGGAATACCGGGTCCGGTCGTGGTCGGCGTCGTCGTCCTGTGTGTCGGTCTCGCGACCGGACTCGCCATCTGGCCGCGGGAACGACGCGCCAAGGGCGAGGTCTCCGAGCGGAACTACGGCGAGTGGAAAGAGCGACAATGA
- a CDS encoding cation:proton antiporter, whose protein sequence is MQSAWSAAPSVVAVAIPDLPLEEPVLVFTLALAIFLVGPLLVRRLGQPGIVGIVLFGALLGPGGTGLIAHSDAIVLLGEVGLIYLLFTVGLELDLRQFAEDPGSAALFGLVSFGLPFVVGTAAVIVLLDLSLLAGLLLAAVFASHTLLAYPIVNQYDITGNRAVTAVFGGILFTDTLALFVLALVRSAAETGLTAGVVVGKVLALVALLAGVWVVVPPIARRFLQNFSEESYFEFLFVAVVFFGAASVATLLDVAPILGAFVAGLALNRLIPEGGTLLSRIEFAGNAFFVPFFLLHVGMLVDATVIFQGRRTLEVAAVIVGVMVALKWAAAWLVARVKGYTADERDVMFGLSIGQAAAALAITLIGYDVGLFDAAILNAVVLMLLVTAVASPWLTKRAGQRLALADDVEPGDDAPADPRILLPISHAADRQRHLLELALLLKDDEREEPIHTLTVVRPDRSGDPDRAVDEAYTDLEELTAAGSEAEVPVAPEIRVDHNPASGIVRGAVEVQADLLLLGWDAQRSLGQRLFGSVIDQVLDRTTDPVVVARLGHPVNTTDRLFVVLPEGIDHHEGFFESVALLKRLADRLGAPLTVLAVGGSAHQYERLFDLVEPELDAEFRDLNSWRALHSTLEDEATANDLVSVISSRPGSVGWHDQLRELPYRLAALPPESFVLLHPREDDPEYDRQFLRFK, encoded by the coding sequence ATGCAGTCCGCGTGGTCGGCCGCGCCGTCGGTAGTCGCAGTCGCGATTCCGGACCTCCCGCTCGAGGAACCGGTCCTCGTGTTCACTCTAGCGCTGGCGATCTTCCTGGTCGGACCGCTGCTCGTCCGGCGACTCGGCCAGCCGGGAATCGTCGGCATCGTCCTGTTCGGAGCGCTCCTGGGCCCCGGCGGGACGGGACTGATCGCGCACAGCGACGCGATCGTCCTGCTCGGGGAAGTCGGGTTGATCTATCTCCTCTTTACGGTCGGACTCGAGCTCGATCTCCGGCAGTTCGCGGAGGATCCAGGCAGTGCGGCGCTGTTCGGACTCGTGAGCTTCGGGCTCCCGTTCGTCGTCGGGACGGCCGCCGTCATCGTTCTACTCGATCTCTCTCTACTCGCCGGACTGCTGCTGGCGGCCGTCTTCGCCTCGCACACGCTGTTGGCGTATCCGATCGTCAACCAGTACGACATCACGGGGAACCGGGCGGTGACGGCCGTCTTCGGCGGGATCCTGTTTACGGACACGCTCGCCCTGTTCGTCCTCGCGCTGGTCCGGAGCGCGGCCGAGACGGGACTCACCGCCGGCGTCGTCGTCGGGAAGGTCCTCGCGCTGGTCGCCCTGCTGGCCGGGGTCTGGGTCGTCGTCCCGCCGATCGCGCGTCGGTTCCTTCAAAACTTCAGCGAGGAGAGCTATTTCGAGTTCCTCTTCGTCGCCGTCGTCTTCTTCGGGGCGGCCAGCGTCGCGACGCTGCTCGACGTCGCGCCGATCCTCGGCGCGTTCGTCGCCGGGCTCGCGCTCAACCGGTTGATTCCCGAGGGCGGTACGCTGCTCTCCCGGATCGAGTTCGCGGGCAACGCCTTCTTCGTCCCCTTCTTCCTGCTGCACGTCGGCATGCTCGTCGACGCCACGGTGATCTTCCAGGGCCGGCGGACGCTCGAGGTGGCGGCGGTGATCGTCGGCGTCATGGTCGCCCTGAAGTGGGCCGCGGCGTGGCTCGTCGCCCGCGTGAAGGGGTACACCGCCGACGAACGGGACGTCATGTTCGGGCTCTCGATCGGCCAGGCCGCGGCGGCGCTGGCGATCACGCTGATCGGCTACGACGTCGGATTGTTCGACGCCGCAATCCTCAACGCGGTGGTGCTCATGCTGCTCGTGACCGCCGTCGCCAGCCCGTGGCTGACCAAACGCGCCGGCCAGCGGCTCGCGCTGGCCGACGACGTCGAGCCGGGCGATGACGCGCCCGCGGACCCGCGTATCCTGCTGCCGATTTCCCACGCCGCCGACCGCCAACGGCACCTGCTCGAGCTGGCCCTGCTGCTCAAGGACGACGAGCGCGAGGAGCCGATCCACACGCTGACGGTCGTCCGGCCCGATCGGAGCGGCGATCCCGACCGCGCGGTCGACGAGGCCTACACCGACCTCGAGGAGCTCACCGCGGCCGGGAGCGAGGCCGAGGTCCCCGTCGCTCCGGAGATCCGCGTCGACCACAACCCCGCCTCCGGGATCGTCCGCGGCGCCGTCGAGGTGCAGGCGGACCTGCTCCTGCTGGGCTGGGACGCCCAGCGATCGCTCGGCCAGCGACTGTTCGGGAGCGTCATCGATCAGGTGTTAGATCGGACGACCGACCCGGTGGTGGTCGCTCGACTCGGCCATCCGGTCAACACGACCGACCGGCTCTTCGTCGTCCTGCCCGAGGGGATCGACCACCACGAGGGGTTCTTCGAGAGCGTCGCCCTGCTCAAGCGGCTCGCGGACCGGCTCGGCGCGCCGCTGACGGTCCTCGCGGTCGGGGGGTCGGCCCACCAGTACGAGCGGCTCTTCGACCTGGTCGAGCCGGAACTGGACGCCGAGTTCCGCGACCTGAACTCGTGGCGGGCGCTACACTCGACCCTCGAGGACGAGGCGACGGCGAACGATCTGGTCAGCGTGATCTCCTCGCGACCGGGCAGCGTCGGCTGGCACGATCAGCTCCGGGAGCTGCCCTACCGACTGGCGGCGCTTCCGCCGGAGTCGTTCGTTCTGCTTCATCCGCGGGAAGACGATCCGGAGTACGATCGGCAGTTCCTGCGGTTCAAGTGA
- a CDS encoding alpha/beta fold hydrolase, whose translation MPTATNGNTSLYYDRAGEGDPVVFVPEAGLGGWCWGWQHAAVAGPYEAVVWDLRGTGRSDAPDGPYALETLAADLEAVLSACEIPNAHLVGCGLGGAVALEAARTSSRVATLTLFGTAPRGAQFDLEPLFAPPDDRDALADSLEAGLSAEFLESQPADVCEGIVDWRADGDANRAGWEAQIAALEGFDATEWLVEVTQPTQVIHGDADELVSPSAGRALADGLPRGEFAALEDAGHLAFIERSRTVNDRLLGFLEAHTDDE comes from the coding sequence ATGCCCACCGCAACGAACGGGAACACCTCGCTGTACTACGACCGCGCCGGCGAGGGCGACCCAGTGGTCTTCGTCCCCGAAGCCGGCCTCGGCGGCTGGTGCTGGGGCTGGCAACACGCCGCCGTCGCCGGCCCGTACGAGGCCGTCGTCTGGGACCTCCGGGGCACCGGCCGCTCGGACGCGCCCGACGGGCCCTACGCCCTCGAGACGCTCGCCGCCGACCTCGAGGCCGTCCTCTCGGCCTGCGAGATTCCCAATGCCCACCTCGTCGGCTGCGGGCTCGGCGGGGCCGTCGCCCTCGAGGCCGCCCGGACCTCGAGTCGCGTCGCGACGCTGACGCTGTTTGGCACCGCGCCCCGAGGAGCGCAGTTCGACCTCGAGCCGCTGTTCGCGCCGCCGGACGACCGCGACGCGCTCGCCGACTCGCTCGAGGCGGGCCTCTCAGCCGAGTTCCTCGAGAGCCAGCCCGCCGACGTGTGCGAGGGAATCGTCGACTGGCGGGCCGACGGAGACGCTAATCGAGCGGGCTGGGAGGCGCAGATTGCGGCTCTCGAGGGATTCGACGCGACCGAGTGGCTCGTCGAGGTGACCCAGCCGACGCAGGTGATCCACGGCGACGCGGACGAACTGGTGTCGCCGTCGGCCGGCCGGGCGCTGGCGGACGGATTGCCCCGCGGTGAGTTCGCCGCCCTCGAGGACGCCGGCCACCTGGCGTTTATCGAGCGCTCGCGGACGGTCAACGATCGGTTGCTCGGATTCCTCGAGGCCCACACCGACGACGAATAG
- a CDS encoding type 1 glutamine amidotransferase: MDQLRIAVLNAAHRDENTTRNFRRELDASLAEFDATEGEVPDGFDYDGAVVTGSRASVYWDDEWMRPIKEWVGDAIDRGMPFLGVCWGHQLLADVLGGTVEDMGAYEVGYSEIEHYGESRLFDDISREFTAFTSHSDEVSELPPGAEPLAENHYSNHGFRKDRVFGVQFHPEYDAKTARELVHRKDLSDDRRQSVLEEITEENYQAACEAKLVFDNFLEFVREVRTENVAVAAECEDATATVGRSD, from the coding sequence ATGGATCAGCTTCGTATTGCCGTCCTGAACGCGGCTCACCGGGACGAGAACACGACGCGGAACTTCCGACGCGAACTCGACGCATCGCTCGCGGAGTTCGACGCCACCGAGGGCGAGGTTCCGGACGGGTTCGACTACGACGGCGCCGTCGTCACGGGCTCGCGAGCGTCAGTGTACTGGGACGACGAGTGGATGCGGCCGATCAAGGAGTGGGTCGGCGACGCGATCGACCGCGGGATGCCGTTCCTCGGCGTCTGTTGGGGCCACCAGCTGCTGGCGGACGTCCTCGGCGGCACCGTCGAGGACATGGGCGCCTACGAGGTCGGCTACAGCGAGATCGAACACTACGGCGAATCGCGGCTGTTCGACGACATCAGCAGGGAGTTCACCGCTTTCACCAGCCACTCCGACGAGGTCTCGGAACTGCCGCCCGGCGCCGAGCCCCTCGCCGAGAATCACTACTCCAACCACGGCTTCCGCAAGGACCGGGTCTTCGGCGTCCAGTTCCACCCCGAGTACGACGCCAAGACCGCCCGCGAACTCGTCCACCGCAAGGATCTCTCCGACGACCGCCGGCAGTCGGTCCTCGAAGAGATCACCGAAGAGAACTACCAAGCGGCCTGCGAGGCCAAGTTAGTGTTCGACAACTTCCTCGAGTTCGTCCGCGAGGTGCGAACCGAGAACGTCGCCGTTGCAGCCGAGTGCGAGGACGCGACGGCGACGGTCGGTCGCTCCGACTGA
- a CDS encoding vWA domain-containing protein, translating to MGFEKERLGAVFFAVLLATSLVAMPALASGPSASAADEQRSPFAVQPGNSPGPNDGSLGQKGGGPPGQDGPPGHDRGDANVTVPNLEENTTLETILAATERLEELDIADDDDATAAANDTVAAINASLHEYRRARYADSQAAFKHLADAQQALATLRSEVDADDEAVVDAISEELYTAGNASARLAVSDATAVVAENEGEFRNRGQRQKVESALGNAINALERADRTVSRDTSGKGKKRGKSADRSIGPDDRAKALSHLENAWKHTERAFDAVEANTEPSLSLTQGRPFERNGTVQVSLQAILTDVRPYNYDNATVTVDGNADVDPVSFTTSEKAGTTAIGSTVVDLGADPENVTVTVAATADHDADRTVEATHEIRITEDDIVWERPAPDEYQTVEAVDESSGVSVAVGGDGLHETDISVSDETPATDSAYRAGPMVRIENATPIDEATVEIPLDGEALEREGNLSIVTWDPHSDEPWTPVETEIDRDAGVATADVDHFSFFSVFRIDDWEDRTSDTITLDDEHLDDGVGNGTEIENADFVFVLDESGSMSGAPIDYAEDAAKRFVGALTDDERAGLVGYDSSASLDQSLTTDHDALNRSLERLDAGGGTHTEAGLRVGLDHLESAGWENRSDVMILLSDGKSNSDSDPLSVAEDAADAGIEISTIGLGNSIDENELREIAAITGGDFHHVEREEDLPETFERVAENQTGVDLRDTNGDGIPDLVAEMDLSMPTGEPGVVGEPLNLDPIALDTSGDGIRDNETVDIDYRVYEENNETKLTAQVTYAEHHPARIDTTGDGLTDREQLDGWEIEVVDNWEDAKALEEALHEEGDPVLEPYFTSKTASADPLVSDTTGNGLTDAEQVTLGTDPAAVDTTGDGLSDAYASESFQEDPTVFTTTPPRITALDADEETITEWRTKDVLWWTVSYPVYTYEYEFEYTIEDEAGLSRSELTKDGRSWDTNYYRGIEEVDEYTRFTSAYEGFIADSLRGAEVYIEVADVHGNEDKVRAFQKNAFYTDLAEEYATGSLSAGTTGALSGFTHGASETADLLVLVFTRPHDTYESLQEVRDALGETTVREIVEGLPESVREQQRQENPFNPYTETAKHDAFADGWYTGYSLHFAASMAYGGSVTKAARNPDELIDALRQARRSVGDLSSGLRSGSKTGLTRKAMTDGGQSTDDFLRSTGSAGSSKKASDAVEEIPESRFSELVDVHEQLGQFLTRHGDSGAEAVARLSADDVRKVLRFDRATQYKFVYVLRNKENLRLVDDSVTPQDLIRIQENGNLLETQLIAKRGDDVESVRWMELGDADAGMIHVNGRHISGQIGLDQKSITSFFPVGQTVKGRQLPATMSQNDVYELIHRATKEGQPQSGPGDTTIYRFEPESSTGVSEMRVDVEQGQIITALPEEGSGVKKWVPDLDGSGGWLDER from the coding sequence ATGGGGTTCGAAAAAGAACGATTGGGTGCAGTATTCTTCGCCGTACTACTGGCGACCTCGCTGGTCGCTATGCCCGCACTCGCGAGCGGACCGAGTGCGAGTGCGGCGGACGAGCAACGGTCTCCGTTCGCAGTCCAGCCCGGTAACTCTCCCGGGCCTAACGATGGATCGCTCGGTCAGAAGGGCGGTGGACCACCGGGTCAAGACGGACCGCCGGGACACGACCGCGGCGATGCAAACGTCACGGTTCCGAATCTCGAGGAGAACACGACGCTCGAGACGATCCTCGCTGCGACTGAACGCCTCGAGGAGCTCGATATTGCGGACGACGACGACGCGACGGCGGCGGCGAACGATACCGTCGCGGCGATCAATGCTTCGCTGCACGAGTACCGTCGGGCCCGATACGCTGATTCGCAGGCGGCCTTCAAACACTTGGCTGACGCACAGCAGGCGCTCGCGACACTGCGGAGCGAAGTCGATGCGGACGACGAAGCGGTCGTCGATGCGATTAGCGAAGAACTGTACACGGCGGGCAACGCGAGCGCTCGCCTCGCCGTCTCCGATGCGACCGCTGTCGTCGCCGAAAACGAAGGCGAGTTCCGCAATCGCGGACAGCGACAGAAGGTCGAGAGTGCACTCGGAAACGCCATCAATGCCCTCGAACGGGCCGATAGGACCGTTTCGCGGGACACCTCTGGGAAGGGAAAGAAACGAGGCAAGTCCGCTGACCGATCGATCGGTCCGGACGACCGCGCGAAAGCGTTGTCGCACCTCGAGAACGCCTGGAAGCACACGGAGCGAGCGTTCGACGCGGTCGAAGCAAACACCGAACCCTCGCTGTCGCTGACGCAGGGGCGCCCATTCGAACGAAACGGGACGGTCCAAGTGTCGCTTCAGGCAATCCTGACCGACGTTCGTCCCTATAACTACGATAACGCCACGGTGACGGTCGATGGAAACGCCGACGTCGATCCCGTTTCGTTCACTACCAGCGAAAAAGCGGGAACGACTGCGATCGGATCGACGGTCGTCGATCTGGGGGCCGACCCCGAAAATGTGACCGTTACGGTGGCAGCGACGGCGGACCACGACGCCGACCGAACGGTCGAAGCGACCCACGAGATTCGTATTACGGAGGACGATATCGTGTGGGAACGGCCCGCCCCCGACGAATACCAGACCGTTGAAGCCGTCGACGAATCCTCTGGCGTTTCAGTCGCCGTCGGCGGGGACGGCCTCCACGAGACCGACATCTCGGTTTCCGACGAGACGCCCGCGACCGATAGCGCGTACCGTGCCGGACCGATGGTACGCATCGAGAACGCGACGCCGATCGACGAGGCGACCGTCGAGATTCCCCTCGACGGCGAGGCGCTCGAGCGCGAGGGGAACCTCTCGATCGTCACGTGGGATCCCCACAGCGACGAGCCGTGGACGCCGGTCGAGACCGAGATCGACCGCGACGCCGGCGTCGCGACCGCCGACGTCGACCACTTCTCCTTTTTCTCGGTGTTCCGGATCGACGACTGGGAGGATCGGACGAGCGATACGATCACGCTCGACGACGAACACCTCGACGACGGCGTCGGGAACGGCACCGAGATCGAGAACGCCGATTTCGTCTTCGTACTCGACGAGAGCGGCAGTATGAGCGGTGCGCCGATCGACTACGCCGAAGACGCCGCCAAGCGCTTCGTCGGCGCGCTCACCGACGACGAACGCGCCGGGCTGGTCGGCTACGACTCGAGTGCGAGCCTCGATCAGTCGCTGACGACCGACCACGACGCGCTCAACCGCAGCCTCGAGCGCCTGGACGCCGGCGGCGGTACCCACACCGAAGCCGGCCTCCGCGTCGGCCTCGATCACCTCGAGAGCGCGGGCTGGGAGAACCGCTCGGACGTGATGATCCTGTTGTCTGACGGGAAGTCCAACAGCGACTCCGATCCGCTATCGGTCGCCGAAGACGCCGCCGACGCCGGCATCGAGATCAGTACGATCGGCCTCGGGAACAGCATCGACGAGAACGAACTCCGCGAGATCGCGGCCATCACCGGCGGCGACTTCCACCACGTCGAACGGGAGGAAGACCTCCCCGAGACGTTCGAGCGCGTCGCCGAAAATCAGACCGGCGTCGACCTGCGGGATACCAACGGCGACGGGATTCCAGATCTCGTCGCCGAGATGGATCTCTCGATGCCGACCGGCGAACCCGGCGTCGTCGGCGAACCGCTGAACCTCGATCCGATCGCCTTAGATACCAGCGGCGACGGCATCCGCGACAACGAGACCGTCGACATCGATTATCGAGTCTACGAGGAGAACAACGAGACGAAGCTCACTGCACAGGTCACCTATGCCGAGCATCATCCGGCACGGATCGATACGACTGGCGACGGATTGACGGATCGCGAACAACTCGACGGCTGGGAGATCGAGGTCGTCGACAACTGGGAGGACGCGAAGGCTCTCGAAGAAGCACTTCACGAGGAGGGCGATCCAGTTCTCGAACCGTACTTTACATCGAAGACTGCATCAGCCGATCCGTTAGTTAGCGACACTACTGGAAACGGTCTCACCGATGCCGAGCAGGTTACACTCGGAACGGATCCCGCTGCAGTCGATACGACGGGTGACGGTCTCTCGGACGCGTACGCCAGCGAATCGTTCCAAGAGGATCCAACGGTCTTTACCACCACACCGCCGCGGATCACGGCACTTGACGCCGACGAGGAAACCATCACGGAATGGCGAACGAAAGATGTGCTTTGGTGGACGGTCTCGTACCCCGTTTACACCTACGAGTACGAGTTCGAGTACACGATCGAAGACGAGGCGGGTCTCTCCCGGAGCGAGTTGACGAAAGACGGCCGGAGCTGGGACACTAACTACTATCGCGGTATCGAGGAAGTAGACGAATACACGCGCTTTACGTCGGCGTACGAAGGGTTCATCGCCGATTCGCTACGCGGTGCCGAGGTCTACATCGAAGTTGCCGACGTCCACGGAAACGAAGACAAGGTTCGCGCGTTCCAGAAGAATGCGTTCTATACCGACCTCGCCGAGGAGTACGCCACCGGCTCGCTGTCGGCCGGGACGACGGGAGCGCTCTCCGGGTTCACACACGGGGCATCGGAAACGGCGGATCTCCTCGTCTTGGTGTTCACCCGGCCCCACGACACATACGAGTCGTTACAGGAGGTTCGAGACGCGCTCGGGGAGACGACGGTCAGAGAGATCGTCGAAGGCCTCCCCGAGAGCGTCAGGGAGCAGCAACGTCAGGAGAATCCCTTCAACCCGTACACGGAGACGGCCAAACACGACGCGTTCGCTGACGGCTGGTACACCGGCTACAGCCTGCACTTCGCCGCTTCGATGGCATACGGCGGCTCCGTGACCAAGGCTGCCAGAAACCCCGACGAACTCATCGACGCGCTCCGACAGGCGCGTCGCAGCGTCGGCGATCTCTCGAGCGGCCTACGATCGGGATCGAAGACGGGACTGACGAGAAAGGCGATGACCGACGGCGGACAGTCGACCGACGACTTCCTTCGCAGTACTGGGTCGGCCGGTTCGTCGAAGAAAGCGAGTGATGCCGTCGAAGAAATTCCGGAATCACGGTTCTCAGAGTTAGTCGACGTTCACGAGCAGCTCGGTCAGTTCCTTACACGCCACGGTGATAGCGGAGCCGAGGCCGTCGCGAGACTGTCGGCTGACGATGTCCGCAAAGTCCTTCGATTCGATCGAGCGACGCAATATAAGTTCGTCTACGTCCTTCGGAATAAGGAGAACCTCCGGTTAGTCGATGATTCGGTTACCCCACAGGATCTAATACGCATCCAAGAAAACGGTAACTTACTCGAGACGCAACTGATTGC
- a CDS encoding class I adenylate-forming enzyme family protein: protein MTLSLARRAERFPERTAVVDVSEERLYAPAETIHENRVSYGELSAMATRTAEHLSALGIDAGDVVCLLTRNRVASLAVLFACRRLGATVFPVSHWLTPASVERPFDLLEPDLVVSEAAQRDLVRSVPFDRSVTLEELAEADRDAVPAPDERDRESDVDAPLLLLHGADGRPIAGYSASALEWNCISALVAWGLSSADVVPVTPPLSSPDGLVRVALSTLYVGGTLLLDRAFDPGDTLTAIAEEEATLLAGRETAIRDLAAESGFDDAVDSLERVIVEGALDDDTLEAYREQEIPIARAAGRLECPTAFSQSFAGAAAADPGDTSTVADDVGTPVPDCRARLVDESGTVLEGAAEGRLELSGPVVADGYVSAAGTDDENWYAPAEEQRDDYDESDDRGRFADGWFETGDRYQRDENGTYRPQ, encoded by the coding sequence GTGACACTCTCGCTGGCGCGGCGGGCCGAACGGTTCCCGGAACGGACGGCGGTCGTCGACGTCTCCGAAGAGCGGCTGTACGCCCCCGCGGAGACGATCCACGAGAACCGCGTCTCCTACGGCGAACTCTCGGCGATGGCGACGCGGACGGCCGAACACCTCTCCGCGCTGGGGATCGACGCCGGCGATGTCGTCTGTCTCCTCACGCGCAATCGCGTCGCGTCGCTCGCCGTCCTGTTCGCCTGTCGGCGCCTCGGTGCCACCGTCTTCCCGGTCTCTCACTGGCTGACGCCCGCGTCCGTCGAGCGGCCGTTCGACCTACTCGAACCCGATCTAGTCGTCTCCGAGGCGGCCCAGCGCGACCTCGTGCGCTCGGTTCCGTTCGATCGGTCGGTAACCCTCGAGGAACTCGCCGAGGCCGACCGAGACGCCGTCCCCGCTCCGGACGAACGCGACCGCGAGTCCGACGTCGACGCTCCGCTCTTGCTCCTTCACGGCGCTGACGGTCGACCGATCGCCGGCTACTCGGCGTCCGCGCTCGAGTGGAACTGCATCTCGGCGCTCGTCGCGTGGGGGCTCTCGAGCGCCGATGTCGTCCCGGTGACGCCGCCGCTCTCGAGTCCCGACGGGCTCGTCCGCGTCGCGCTGTCGACGCTGTACGTCGGCGGGACCCTGCTGCTCGACCGGGCGTTCGATCCCGGCGACACCCTGACCGCGATCGCCGAGGAGGAGGCGACGCTGCTGGCGGGCCGCGAGACGGCGATTCGAGACCTCGCCGCCGAGTCGGGGTTCGACGACGCGGTCGACTCGCTCGAGCGCGTGATCGTCGAGGGAGCGCTGGACGACGACACGCTCGAGGCCTACCGCGAGCAGGAGATTCCGATCGCGCGCGCGGCGGGTCGGCTCGAGTGCCCGACGGCGTTCTCCCAGTCGTTCGCTGGCGCTGCAGCCGCCGATCCCGGCGACACCTCGACCGTTGCGGACGACGTCGGCACGCCCGTGCCGGACTGTCGCGCGCGACTGGTCGACGAGTCGGGGACCGTCCTCGAGGGGGCGGCCGAGGGCCGACTCGAGCTGTCCGGGCCGGTCGTGGCCGACGGCTACGTAAGCGCTGCCGGAACCGACGACGAGAACTGGTACGCCCCGGCCGAGGAGCAACGCGACGACTACGACGAGTCCGACGACCGCGGCCGGTTCGCCGACGGCTGGTTCGAGACGGGCGACCGGTACCAACGCGACGAGAACGGCACCTATCGACCGCAGTGA